The genomic stretch CGTGTTGGTGACAGAAAGTGAGGGGGTCGCAGAAACCGAGCTGCCCTGGCTGCcacgtgaccttggacaagtcacccAATTTCCCTCAGTCTTAGGGAAATGGAGACGGCAgttccagccctgcctccctcgcggggcggggggtgggcggTCAGTGGCTGGTGGCCCGGCATGGAAGGGGCTGCGCTGGCACCGCGGCAGGAACGGGCGGCGAGTGCGCGTCCCCGAGTCCCCTCGGGACCTCTCCCAGGGCTGGACGTGGTCCCCATGGATACACGCCCAGGCCCGGGGCCAGGCCCGTCCCCGCCCCGTGTGGGGACCAGGCCTGTCTTCCCGGGGAAGCCTctggctctgcccccaccccctctgtgGATGGCACCTCTCTTCACTTTGGATAGCCAGCAGTGATAACTTAATCGCTATTTTTTTCCGAACCCCTTCCCAATAAAAAGGCCCATTAGCTGGCCTGGCCTCCCCATCCGGACTCCCGGAAACGCTCCAGGTCGGAAGTGAAGGGACCCAGTCGACCCCAGGAGGCCATTTTCTTCGACAGAGCGGAGGCCCCGGGGCGAGTCCTCCACCGCCTGCGCCTTCCAATCGCGGCCCGGGCCAGAGGCTCAGCCGCCGATCGCCAGTGTTCCTTGGCCCCTGGGGCGGAGAGGGCTCTCAGGGCTGGGCGGCCACCTCGGCCGCAGGGTCCCGAGGTTGGTCCCGGGATCGACGtcacccgggactcgaacccgcccTCCTCCGAGGCCTAGTTCGAGGTTGCTGCACTAAACGCGGCCACACTGTCCCTTTAAGGCGGcactttttattcttcatttgttTACTTCTTCATGCGCCTTTCGTTTTTTACAAAAACATGACCATAATATCCTTCCGCAAATGTCAGTCCCAGGCACAAACCGCACGCCTCGCAGCCATTACCGTCGTCTTAAGAATCGAGAGCTGGCAGCCACGGCGAGCATTCTCTCTTTATAGGATTTAATCCTCCTTCCCACTTTAGGGACTACTTTTTAGGAACAAACCATTTTTGCCTTAGTTGACAAATGTTTATAACCGTCGGAACCCTTCCGCTGAGGATAGAATGCGATAACAGTCTTTAAGACGCAccttttcataaaaatatcctGTGCGGGCCCCCGCAGGCCACCGAATCTTCTAATATTCTTGGAGCAGAATGGTATGGCCCGGGACCCGCCCCATCTCCTTGGCGATTGGCAGCCCTTCCCGGGCGAGACGTGTTACTCCTGGCCAATGGCCGCTCACGTTTCTCCTGCGAGGGCCAAGCGGAGGGCCGAGGCGGCCTAGGAGACGCCCCCCACGCCTTCTGGGATTGGCTACGTCGCACGGCGCGCGAGGACGGCGGTCCCGAAGGATGGGAACTACGACTCCCGGCTTCCCGCAACGCAGGCGCCATTTCGCATGCGCGTAGGCGGGGCGACCCAGCTGCTATATAAAAAGGGCGCAGagggctgggagacagcagttggAAGTTGGCAGGTggagaggcaggtggggaggggaggccgggGGAGGAGGCGGAAGCAGCGCCGAgtgaagggggaggagggaggagaggaggaggaggcggaggagcgCTGAGCTGAGCAGAGCATCGAGCCAAAGGGGAGATGAGTTTGTCTGTCCTCGGCTAGGGCTCTGGCCGGGCCTAGGGACCTGGAAGCTCGGGTTGGAGCGACACCCGTGGAAGTGGGAGGAGGTGGCTCTGGGACTTTAACCCCTTGTGGGCTCTGCGGCAGGGGATTTAACCCTTTGTGGATTCGGCCCCTCGGAGGCGGCGTCATCGGGTAGTTTTAACCCCTTCGAGGCTGGGTTTAACCCGTTGGACTTAACCTCGTCTCCTTGCCCACCAGCTCCTCGACGTGGGGGCGCTCGGCGGGGCGGCTTGAGGCCCACCCGCTCTGCACATTGCGCACGGCTCCTGCCGCTGCACCCCCTTGGACCCGCGAAGTCGCCGCGCTGTTGGCGCTTAACCCTTTACTGCCTTGAGCGCCCTAAGTTGCAACTGGAGTTTGCCGACAGGAGGACTCGCTCGAGGCGTCCCTGCAGGGATTACCGAAGAGGACTCTCGCACGTcttcagagagaaaagaggaaatctttctttccctccaggATTCAGAGCCAACATTTCGCAAACTTCGAGAAGAGGACTCCACTAGCCATGGCCGAGCCCCTCTTGTCCGAGCACCAACACCAGCCTCCAACTAGCAACTGTGCAGGTGCTGCCGCGGTCCGGGAGGAGCAGAAGCCCGAGCGGCCCCCCGGCGCGGAGGAGCGGCTGCCCGAGGAGGACAGTAGGTGGCAATCGAGAGCGGCCCCCCAGCCGGGCGGCCGTCCGGGGCCGGAGGGGGAAGGGAGCCCGCAGCCTCAGGCCTGCCTCGAACCCGGCGAGAAGAGCCAGAACGGGGGCGACCTGTCCGCGGCGGGGGAGCCGCGGGCCGAGGCGTGTCGGGACTCCGAGGCCGACAAGTTGGAGGCCCCTGCCGCCGGGGCCGAGGAGGCGTGGGGACAGCAGCAGCGGCATCTGGGCAAGAAGAAGCACAGGAGACGCCCCTCCAAGAAGAAGCGGCACTGGAAGCCGTACTATaagctgacctgggaggagaagaagaagttCGACGAGAAGCAGAGCCTGCGGGCCTCGAGGCTCCGAGCCGAGATGTTCGCCAAGGGCCAGCCGGTCGCGCCGTACAACACCACGCAGTTCCTTATGGATGACCACGACCAGGAGGAACCGGACCTCAAGACCGGCCTCTACCCTAAGCGGGCCGCCGCCAAGTCCGACGACACCAGCGACGAGGACTTTATGGACGAGGCGGGCGAGGAGGACGGGGGCAGCGACGGCATGGGGGGGGACGGCAGCGAGTTTCTGCAGCGGGACTTCTCGGAGACGTACGAGCGCTACCACGCCGAGAGCCTGCAGAACATGAGCAAGCAGGAGCTCATCAAGGAGTACCTGGAGCTGGAGAAGTGCCTCTCGCGCATGGAGGACGAGAACAACCGGCTGCGGCTGGAGAGCAAGCGGCCGGGCGACGACGCGCGCGtgcgggagctggagctggagctggaccggcTGCGCGCCGAGAACCTCCAGCTGCTGACCGAGAACGCACTGCACCGGCAGGAGCGCGCGCCGCTGTCCAAGTTCGGGGACTAGGCCGAAACTtccggggagggggcagaggggactTTTTACAGTGATGGAATGTAacattatatacatgtgtatataagaCAGCGGACCTTTTTATGACATAATCAGAAGAGAAAATCCCCCGGCTTTGGTTGGTTTGGTAAATTTAGCTATGATGTAGCTTGCGTGCTTTCTCCTGTTCTTTAATTATGTGAAACTGAAGGGTtgcttttcttgtttcctttatagaatttttttttattattgtgtaaGTAATTTGACCAAGGTATAATGCgtctttctgtttaaaaaaaaaaaaaaatcccctcctTAAATGGAGCTATAAGGTGGCCAAATCTGAGAATTGATTACTTTACTCTagttataataaatttaatatttgtaaATGTAACTTAGTTTCAGTGTGATTTCTAGAACTCATTCAAAAAAGTAATGATTTATGTGATGCATTTTTGGAGAGGGGTAAGAAAATCATTAAATTTGTCAGTctgcaaaaaaaatttcaacGGGAGAACTCTGAAGTTGCTATTTTCAGGTGGGTTTTAGTATGCTACAGAGAGATTTAATCATCTTCAAACTTAAGTGTGCTTGCTTTCTAGTgccttggttttctttcttgatGCAGGGAAAGATAGTGTTGGGTGTTTTGGGGAGTGGAAACTGGCCATAATCAGATGCTTAACATTTAATTCTGCTTCTCAATAGCCATTCAAAACTCAGTGTGAACCTGACTTGGCAGTTAGACAGCTGACCGCCTCGGTTAtcccccttccctctgcccagaCGGCTGGAAGATCTGGATGTCTCCTTGAGGCTCTTGGTAAACCTTTCTTAGTGCAAGCCACGGTTAGAGAAATTTCTAGGGCAGCCCTTTCAGATGTCTCAGAGTAAGGAATACTGGATTTATAAAGGAAAGGGCTGGTGGGGGATTCCAGGGACTTAGCCTTAACTGTCCTGTACTTAAGTGCTCATGACACAAAAGGGACTGGGTGCATCTGCCTTGCCTTGAGGGTCAAACAGGCGAGGCGTGTCCCTCCACTGCAAGTCAATGAAAACCCACCGTGCAGGAGGAGGTCCATGAGGTGCTGAGGGGCTCAGGTGAGGAGCCCCACTACCCTACACCAGCTACGCTGTCTCCTGCATTGCTGGTAGCTGCTCGGCTTAAGTCTGCTCTTGAAAACAGGGAAGCCCTGAGAACTAAGTGCTGCTCATTTGTAAGAAATTACAAGATGACGACCTTGGGTCACTGTGGGGAGCCCTGCCCCTCCTCACCCGCAGGGTCTCCCTAGAGCAACTGCACTGCCCACCCACCAGCACAGGGACTCCCGGGAACCTTCACTCGGTCTAGCAAactgcaggggccctggggtccATGAACCCCCTGGAATCATATGTCCACTTGCGTTACGTGTACATTTTTCTAGGGAGAGGGTTCCAAGATGATGGTCAAGTTCCCTGGAGGGTAAGAAACCCTGCCATTTGGGAAGCCTGTTTTCGCAGCTAAGTGgcagtggtggaggtggtgggcgCTGCATGAGTGACATGCACCTTAGGGTGCTTAAGAAGCACCCACAAGTCAACACATCAAGGGAAACAATGCCAAAGGGAGAATCAGGGCCATGCAGAGCTGGCCTCACTTGGTCCTGGGCTGGCAGTTGGTCCACCAGGGACATTGTATGCTGGGTTTTTACTTTGGcctaaaaatcacattaaatgtctattttgaaagagttttcgtggtttttcttctgttatgACGTCATGCAGTAGCCCCAGAAAAACGGCTGCTTGGAACGGCAGTAGCAACAGTGCCCCCTGGCTTCATCTACACTGCACAGAATGCGAGCAGCAGTGATCCTCCTACGATGGGTTGAGCTATAAGGAACTTATTTCCCCTACTACTAAAAACATGAGATTTCCAAAATGAATCTTGGGAGCACTGTAATGATTTATCATCGGAAAGTCTGTTTTGAGATGTAGTCAGTCCACTCTAAATTACATGAACCATTCAGCTTTAAGAGGCTCTCCTAAATTACTTCAATTTACCTTTTCATGgaattttgaattttgctttCAAAGACAATGAATGGTACTTTATCAGATTTACTTACTGACCTAAGTTCTCAGGATGAGTTTTGtgcaaaaatctcaatttctgaTCAACACTGTCTACCCTGAAATGTTAGCACATTGCCCTCCTGACAGAGGGGATATGGGATGACAAGTGGTCCCCAGGCCCTCTCCAGCCCGTCACTAAAATCCTctgcctaactttttttttttaatatctgaaaaGCAGGTGACagaacagagatctttcatctgttggttcactccccagatggtcacaatagccaggtccaggccaggctgaagccaggagccaagaactctatgctggtctcccatatgggtggcaggggtccaaatacttgggccaccatccactgccttcccaggtgcattagcaggaagtggactgAAGcaaacagcagggactggaaccagtattcccacagaggatgccagtgctgcgagcagcggcttaacccactgtgccacaatactggcccttctGCCCAACATCTGAACAGCTGCTCAGAAGAACAGGCTTGCAAATGGACAATTTTAGTTTGTTAAATTTCTCATATGGTACCCAACCCAGGAAAACTGCTTTGCAAACTAGCTGGTCAGACACTATCTTCCTATTAGTAATGACAACACAGGCCATCTGGAGACAggatccttaaagaaaaaaaaagagagacaggatCCTTTATAGTTCAGTTTTAGGGGTGGGGAAGCGAGGGAGTTTGATTGGTTTAGCCCTGGAAAACTGGCTAGGTATTTCCAAAGAGAGGGGAACCATAAACAAtagatggagccaggagccagagaacgTAGGtcagggctggcgtggtggcgcTGCTGCCTTGTCCGCGTCCCGCGTGAGtacacgtgcctgggaaggcagtagaggatggccatgcacttgggcctctgctgcccacgtCGGAGGCCTGATGGAGTTCTGAACTCCCAGTTTTGTACGGATCAGTCTGAGTTGCgaccatctaaggagtgaatAGTAGTGGACgatccctctatcactctgctttcaaacaactaaatacataaatctttaaaaacagagacTGGAGTACAACTGATACAACACAGGCAACAGTAGGAATAACCCTAGTTGTTTACTGACAAACCTGAGCACACCAACACAGTTCAAACGGTTGAGCTGTTACAGGAAACCATCTTTTCCAACAGCTTTCCCTTAATACAGCACCAAGAGGGACACTGGGCTTTTTTAAGAAGGCcctgtttttttgtttagtttttaagattttttttttttttttttttttttttttttttatgtgaaaggcagagagagaattgtgagtatcttccatctgctgatttactttccaatagctagagctgggccaatctgaagccaggagcttcttctgggtctcccacgtgggtgcagggcccaagcacttgggccatcttctgctttcttaggccattagcagggagctagaacagaaggtgagcagccaggactcaaactggtgcccaaatgggatgccagaaccacaggcggtggcagctttacccactatgccacagtgccagtccctacagtgggcttttaaaaatattttcttaatatatatatttttttatttgacagaattagcgaaagagacagagagaaaggtcttccttctgttggtttacccccaaaatggccgctatggctggtgctgtaccaatccgaagccaggagccaggtgcttctcctggtctcccatgcgggtacaggcgcccaagcacttgggccagcctccactgccttcccaggccacagcagagagctggactggaagaggagcaaccgggactagaaccctgtgcccatatgggataccggaggcggaggattaacctagtgagccacagcaccggcctaaaaatatttttcaaggggctggcactgctttatgtcctgggtgctccacttcaaatccagctccctgctgatggcacaagtacttgggtccctgctacccaagtgggagacctggatgaagctcctggctttggtcctgcccagttccagccattgcagccatctggggagtgaaacagcagatggaagatctctgtgtctctccttctctctgactttgaaataaaaataagtaaatcttttaaaaaaaatattttccaagagcAAAAATTCAGAAGGGAATTGTACTCTCATCTGAAGCCATATTCTATTTGACACATCCACTGACTGTGTGTGAAATATTAACAACCCATGAGTTCGCAGTGATCAAAAAGTCCATTTCTGGAGGAAAATGTGAATGCTTGTGAGAGCTCCTTACTCAAGAGTGTGAGAAGATGATCACACCCAGAACCTGCCCTGATCTTCAGAGGAGTAAACTGAAGGTCTgaagtcttttttaaagaagctttttccaaaattttttatttttgtttacttgaaagggacagcgagagagagagagagagagagagagagagagagagatcttctgtctgctgttgactcccccaaatatctccaatagccagggctgggccaggttgaagccagaagctccaactccatctgggtctcctacattggtggcaggggcccaagtctgctgcctcccagggtgcatcagaagctgagcagtagTGACTGGAACATACACTCAGATATGagtgtcccaaacagtggcttaactcactgcacagtGCAAGGAAGCATTTTAAACGTATAATTCTACCTAACTCCAGGACAACTTCCATGCAACAAAGACCAAATCTGGGGTGGAAGGAATATCCAATAGGTTAGTTCTATCATCCTCTCTAGATATTACTAAAAATACACTTCACAAAGCCACCAAACATTTGAACAatttaaaaaagtagagagaggaaAGATGGTGGGAGCTAAAGACAAGAGTGTAAAACAATGGATCAACTGTGGAGACTGATGGCTGAGAAGCAGGCATCTTTCTCCTGCGGTGGGGGCATCACTCCCACCTGTCAATGGCCCCGCTCACACTCACACAGCCAGGAGTTGGCCAGGAGTTGGCCACCGTCCAGCTGTAAAGCGTCCAGGGCTCACCATAACAACTGTTGACACTCTGAGACCAACCCTTGTTCATCCTACTTGAACGGCCATTCTGGCTGCCACGGACAACCAAGGCCGCACTCAGGTAAGACAGgcctcctccccactgccccactcTGGAAGCGGAAGTAAAGTCCCCAGATTACAAAGTTACAGGGAGTAGACTCCACATCCCTCGGGAAGGTGGTTACTCTCAAGGTTATCTGTGAAGGACGCAGCactattttttaaatcaggaaactgaggcatacaGGACGTGTGGTTTGTCCTGGAGCCACAGTAATTCATCTGAAGGGGAGAGCGGAGGAGGAAGCTGAAAGGCTGGTTGAACATTACATGAACAATGGACTCAGCAACAAAACGACCAGTTTGGCCTCATCTTCAGGATTTGGTCCAGAGCCAAGCCAACCGACTCAGGGAaggcacacacagaaacagaactcGGAGTTCCTAACTTCCAGTTCTGTGCTTCACTCAGTAGAAAACCAGGGGGCTGTTACTAAACTGGCTTTAGTCTCAACTTTTCTTATCAAGGAATGGAACAGCTTAAGGACagcaaattttcatttataaatgagtaaCAAAGTTCTGCACCTGGTAGAATATTAGCCACTTAGTAGCAACCAAAGATTTAACTACATCACTTCATAATGGAGGATGAATCACAGAAGTCTAGGATCCTCCCACATAAAGTTTTTGACAAAAGAATCACAAAAATAATCTCTAAAACTCCTTTCAGCTCCTTTGATTATTTCACGTAACTCCCCAGTGTCAGCTTTTCCTAACACCGTTCTCCATCAGCGTACAGTGAACACGCCACAGGCCAAAGACTCAACCTATGCATGAACCAAGGGTACTGAAGCCTCAGTGAGGAGTAAGAGGCACAAATTCTAGACCAAGAACCTCATTCATGGTGATCTATTTTTGCAATCCAATTGTTAAAAAGTTCTGAGAACTTCTGGGGACAttggaagaaaataaactatggtgttgtctttaaaatttaagaaaaagtattttattaataatagAAGGGAGCAGGCCTTCAGTTCTGAAGACTTTCAAGGTTCTTACTATTAACAGCCAAAGGCTTAGGAATCATTTGATCACCTGTAGTTGATAATGAAATTCATCACAAGGCAACCACAAAGATCAAGTGCCCTGCCCAGTCAACTTCCTACTTAGGGCCCCCCTAGGCATGATTTTAACTAACATTTAGCAACAAAACTATTATCTGAAGATACCTGGGCCACAAATCTGTCCGGATTTAGATTTCAAGCAGCGGGAAACAAGGCAGTTTAATCTGCAATTCAAGGGGTCAGTACAGTGGTGAAGCTGGCacagccgccccctgcagtgccggcatcctaaccgggtgctggttggagtccaggctgttccacttccgatccagctctccaatgtggcctgggaaagcagaagatggcccaagtccttgggcccctgcacctgtgtaggagacccggaagaaggtcccggcttcagatcggcccagctctggccgttgtggccatttgggaagagaaccagcaaataaaagatctctgtctctgtctttcaaataaataataaatcttttaaaaaatgataaaaatctttaaaagatcttCAATTCAATACATTTCAAACTCCAGTCATTAGGAATCTGCTACAGGGGCCTGAGCTTGTgttacagtaggttaagcaggtGTTGCCCTGCcaacctcccatatgggcaccagttggagtcccgctccacttcagacccagctccctgctaatgtgccaggaaaagcagttggaagatggccatcttgggcccctgcacccacatgggaaacccagatggagttccaggttcctggcccagccctggcgactgtagtcatttggggggtgaaccagcccaTAGATCTCTAACtacgcctttcaaacaaataaataaatctttaaaaaaaaaaaaaaaaaaggctgctgcTACTGGTGGAATTTGAGGTCTATTCTTTCAAAGGTTCTCCCTACCTCCCAAATACCATATATGTGCAGATGAAAACTGCAACTTCTACTCCGGTAGCATCTGGGAATTAGAATTTCAAGCGATTCCCTGGTAACTACATACCAAGGACacgcaaaaacaaaacaaaaaacaaaacaacaacaacaaaaaacctcccTCATTTCTTTCAGTTTGTGGGAGAAAATTGCTTAAACTGGAAAGACTTTGTAGTCTTACAAAGATTGCACTGGAATTAGtacttttttccccctctagGAGGGCGGCCATTTCTCCAAAAGTTTCAGTAAAAGTTAGGGCTCAGATTTCAAAACGCAAACAGATGTCCGTGAAACATCCGAAATGGGCCACTCCATTTCTATTCCTGGGTCCTGGCGACTCTGAAATTATTTTGTGATCCACCCCTGCAAGGGCCAGAACCCCAGCCCTTTGGCATAGACCATCAAGAGAAGTGGGACAGCACACTTCAGGAGTTTCCAAAAGTGGCCGGCGACGTGGGAGGCAGGTCGTTCGGAGAATCGGGGCTGGGTGGGAGAATTTTGTGGGCATGAGCGATCCCCAAGCACCGGGCTCCTCAGGCGCTCCACGTGCCCCTACGTACATGTTCCCGGGGGCAGCTCGTGGTTGCTACATCAGTTAGGGGGATGCTCCCGTCCCCAGCCCGGGAGGCGGGATGGCCATGTCGCAGGACGATGGGAAAGGTGGGTGCACCGGCTCTCCGCCCTCGGGGCTCCTGCGGACTGCCACGCCCGGGGTgccggtggggggtggggccgaGGCCAGAGCTGCGACCTCCGCCCTCCCCCGCGCCGCCAGTGTCTAGAATCTGGCGCCGCTCCCCCACGAGTAGTTCGAAGTGGGGGGTCCCGCTACGTTGGGCCTTTGCCGCCATACCCAGGTCGGACGGGGTGGGGGTGATAAGGGCCTTGGCAGAGCCCAAACTCAGTAGCCGCGCCCCTGTGGAAGGCCAGTAAAGGAGAGCCGCTTCACCGGCCCCTCTCCTGCGGGGGTCTCGGGAAACACGCGGTGATTACCCAAGAACCCCGCCCCCCGTGCGAGGCGAGGCTGCGGGGCTGCCAGGACGGCGAGGACCGAGCTCGGCTGCGGAAGGCTACAACCTTTACCCTCCCTGTCCCCGGGC from Lepus europaeus isolate LE1 chromosome 18, mLepTim1.pri, whole genome shotgun sequence encodes the following:
- the HEXIM1 gene encoding protein HEXIM1, with product MAEPLLSEHQHQPPTSNCAGAAAVREEQKPERPPGAEERLPEEDSRWQSRAAPQPGGRPGPEGEGSPQPQACLEPGEKSQNGGDLSAAGEPRAEACRDSEADKLEAPAAGAEEAWGQQQRHLGKKKHRRRPSKKKRHWKPYYKLTWEEKKKFDEKQSLRASRLRAEMFAKGQPVAPYNTTQFLMDDHDQEEPDLKTGLYPKRAAAKSDDTSDEDFMDEAGEEDGGSDGMGGDGSEFLQRDFSETYERYHAESLQNMSKQELIKEYLELEKCLSRMEDENNRLRLESKRPGDDARVRELELELDRLRAENLQLLTENALHRQERAPLSKFGD